The following are encoded together in the Kwoniella europaea PYCC6329 chromosome 1, complete sequence genome:
- a CDS encoding isopentenyl-diphosphate delta-isomerase gives MATAVTETIPPSLPSTTNTISLDTYDEEQVRLMEERCILVDENDKAYGEDSKKTCHLMSNINTGLLHRAFSVFLFRPTDGRLLLQKRADEKITFPSMWTNTCCSHPLSIKAELVEENQSGVKSAAIRKLPQELGIPSSQLKSEDFIYLTKIHYLAPSDGLWGEHEIDYILFSTIDVDLNLNPNEVSDAKYVSKDELEAMFSDSDNSFTPWFKLIARDLLYPWWDEMLSKSKDQGLNGVDAKVLANGPKVGELIKML, from the exons ATGGCCACCGCCGTCACCGAGACCATCcctccttccctcccttccaccaccaacacGATCAGTCTAGATACCTATGACGAAGAGCAGGTGAGgttgatggaagagagatgtatattggtggatgagaatgataaagCCTATGGAGAGGACAGTAAGAAGACGT GCCATCTGATGTCCAATATAAATACTGGTCTCCTCCATCGAGCATTCTCagtcttcctcttcagacCTACAGACGGTAGATTGTTATTACAGAAACGAGCCGATGAGAAGATCACTTTCCCCTCGATGTGGACTAATACTTGTTGTTCCCATCCTCTGAGTATCAAAGCTGAGTTGGTAGAGGAGAATCAGTCAG GTGTCAAATCAGCAGCTATCCGAAAACTCCCTCAGGAGCTCGGTATACCGTCCTCTCAATTGAAATCTGAAGATTTCATTTACCTGACTAAGATACATTATTTGGCACCTAGTGATGGACTATGGGGTGAACACGAGA TCGactatatcctcttctccaccattgATGTCGACCTGAACTTGAATCCGAACGAAGTGAGCGATGCCAAGTATGTatcgaaagatgaattggaggCTATGTTCTCAGATTCCG ACAACTCTTTCACACCATGGTTCAAACTCATTGCCCGTGATCTCCTTTACCCATGGTGGGATGAGATGCTCTCGAAATCGAAAGACCAAGGATTGAATGGAGTAGACGCTAAAGTATTGGCCAATGGACCTAAAGTCggtgaattgatcaagatgctCTGA